In one window of Mercurialis annua linkage group LG4, ddMerAnnu1.2, whole genome shotgun sequence DNA:
- the LOC126678109 gene encoding CSC1-like protein HYP1 — MILSALLTSVGINLGLCFLFFTLYSVLKKQPSNLYVYAPRLVHNQKSDHQLIDNEFNLERLLPSAGWITRAWQLTEDDILSISGFDALVFTRIFEFSLKVFAFGGIIGLCVLLPVNYLGNQLKLDPIYDLPNKSLDSFSISNVDDGSNWLWIHFSAAYVFTGVVCYLLYYEYNYISSKRIVCFYTSKPQPQQFTILVRGIPSLSGRSFSEVVESFFTQNHPSTYLSHSVIHRTSKIRRLINDAEKLYRRLTHIKSQNHAQRNLKREGFLGLVKRKVNIVDLYEKKLEDLEDNVRMEQYSLTGEEVPAAFVSFKSRFGAAVALHIQQGVNPTEWVTERAPEPQDVHWSFFSASFLKRWIYKLIAVLAFIALTILFLIPVVIVQGLANLNQLQTWFPFLKGILSLTVVTQLVTGYLPSLVLQLFLFFVPPLMLMLSSMQGYISFSRIEKSACTKVLCFTIWNIFLANVLSGSAFYMVNIFLEPKNIPEVLAKAVPSQASFFISYVVTSGWTSLSSELFRLIPLLGSFSCRLWAKKDDEEFEVPSLSYSSEIPTVLFFGLLGITYFFLAPLILPFLVVYFFLGYIIFRNQLLNVYAPKYETSGKFWPIVHHSTIFSLILMHVIAIGTFGLKKVPLASSLTVPLPILTLLFNEYCRKRFLPIFESYPTECLVKKDGEDGNERSMAEFYEKLVSAYRDPAMMPVRYARNIESQNSPLLQGDI, encoded by the exons ATGATACTCTCAGCACTGCTAACATCAGTAGGAATAAATCTCGGACTCTGTTTCTTATTCTTCACTCTCTACTCCGTTCTTAAAAAGCAACCTTCAAATCTCTACGTATACGCTCCTCGTTTAGTTCATAATCAGAAATCGGATCATCAGTTAATTgataatgaatttaatttagaaagaTTGTTACCTTCTGCTGGTTGGATTACACGAGCTTGGCAGCTTACTGAAGATGATATCTTATCAATTTCTGGATTCGATGCTCTTGTTTTTACTCGAATTTTTGAGTTTAG CTTGAAAGTGTTTGCGTTTGGTGGGATTATTGGGCTGTGTGTTCTTCTTCCGGTTAATTACTTAGGAAATCAGCTTAAACTTGATCCTATTTATGACTTGCCAAACAAGTCTTTGGATTCTTTTAGTATATCCAATGTTGATGATGGTTCGAATTG GTTATGGATACACTTCTCTGCTGCATATGTTTTTACAGGAGTTGTCTGCTATCTTCTTTATTAT GAGTACAATTACATTTCTTCAAAACGAATTGTTTGCTTTTATACATCGAAACCTCAGCCGCAACAGTTTACTATTCTAGTTCGTGGTATCCCTTCGTTGTCTGGGAGAAGCTTTAGTGAAGTTGTTGAGAGCTTCTTCACACAAAATCATCCGTCTACTTATCTCTCACATTCAGTGATTCATCGCACAAGCAAAATTCGACGTCTCATT AATGATGCAGAAAAGCTTTATAGAAGGCTTACACACATTAAATCACAAAATCATGCTCAGCGAAATTTGAAACGTGAAGGCTTTTTGGGGCTCGTTAAACGTAAAGTTAATATTGTAGACCTCTACGAAAAGAAATTAGAAGATCTGGAAGACAATGTGAGGATGGAGCAATATTCATTGACAGGAGAG GAAGTCCCAGCTGCTTTTGTATCATTCAAGTCACGATTTGGTGCTGCAGTAGCACTACACATCCAACAAGGCGTCAATCCCACAGAGTGGGTCACTGAGAGAGCTCCTGAGCCTCAGGATGTACACTGGTCTTTCTTTTCTGCGTCATTCCTAAAAAGATGGATCTATAAGTTGATTGCAGTTCTTGCATTTATTGCTCTTACCATTCTGTTTCTTATCCCAGTTGTAATAGTGCAAGGTCTGGCTAACTTGAATCAGTTGCAGACCTGGTTTCCTTTCCTCAAAGGCATACTTAGTCT AACTGTTGTCACTCAATTAGTTACAGGATATTTGCCTAGTCTCGTTCTTCAGTTATTCCTATTTTTCGTGCCACCTTTGATGCTTATGCTCTCCTCCATGCAAGGTTACATTTCCTTTAGTCGAATAGAAAAAAGTGCGTGTACCAAGGTCCTATGCTTCACTATATGGAACATCTTCTTGGCAAATGTACTATCAGGGTCTGCTTTCTATATGGTTAATATCTTTCTTGAGCCCAAAAATATTCCTGAGGTGCTAGCCAAAGCTGTTCCATCACAG gcttcatttttcatttcataCGTTGTGACATCTGGATGGACAAGTCTATCGTCTGAACTCTTTCGCTTGATTCCTCTGCTTGGTAGTTTTAGTTGTAGATTATGGGCCAAAAAAGATGATGAAGAATTTGAGGTCCCATCACTTTCATACTCCAGTGAAATTCCTACCGTACTCTTCTTTGGACTTCTTGGCATAACATACTTTTTCCTTGCTCCACTGATTCTCCCATTTCTTGTGGTTTACTTTTTCCTGGGATACATCATCTTCCGCAACCAG TTATTGAATGTTTATGCACCAAAGTATGAAACTAGTGGAAAGTTTTGGCCCATAGTGCACCATTCAACAATTTTTTCCTTGATACTCATGCATGTAATTGCAATTGGAACATTTGGGCTCAAGAAGGTTCCTCTGGCTTCCAGTTTAACAGTTCCCCTTCCGATTCTAACACTTCTTTTCAATGAGTACTGCCGGAAAAGATTTCTACCTATATTCGAATCCTATCCAACTGAG TGCTTAGTGAAGAAAGACGGAGAAGATGGAAATGAACGAAGCATGGCCGAGTTCTATGAAAAACTGGTTTCTGCTTATCGTGATCCAGCAATGATGCCGGTCCGATACGCCCGAAATATTGAGAGTCAAAATTCCCCCCTTCTTCAGGGTGACATTTGA